A window of the Oryza brachyantha chromosome 5, ObraRS2, whole genome shotgun sequence genome harbors these coding sequences:
- the LOC102699510 gene encoding non-specific lipid-transfer protein 1-like produces the protein MVAVARSRGAAAAALLVALLVLLPGTGTVTVARAALSCSTVYNTLLPCLPYVQSGGAVPAACCAGIRSVVSAARTTADRRAACTCLKNLAAAASGGPYISRAAGLPGRCGVSVPFKISPNVNCNAVN, from the exons ATGGTGGCCGTCGCGAGGAGCcggggtgcggcggcggcggcgctgctggtggcgctgctggtgctgctgcCGGGGACGGGCACGGTGACggtggcgagggcggcgcTGTCGTGCTCGACGGTGTACAACACGCTGCTGCCGTGCCTCCCGTACGTGCAGTCCGGCGGCGCGGTGCCCGCGGCGTGCTGCGCGGGGATCCGGAGCGTCGTGTCTGCGGCGCGCACCacggccgaccgccgcgccgcctgcaCCTGCCTCAAgaacctcgccgccgccgcctccggcgggCCCTACatcagccgcgccgccgggctGCCCGGCCGGTGCGGCGTCTCCGTGCCGTTCAAGATCAGCCCCAACGTCAACTGCAACGC GGTAAACTGA
- the LOC121054513 gene encoding RING-H2 finger protein ATL74: protein MAGGAPPASVFDAARPALESGGGGGGAPPPPGAADASFDTNMVIILAALFFALLFAIGLNSLARCALRCGGRGPPGGGGGGEAAVGVACGGSGGGIKRRALRSIPVEVYSGGEETAGDVCAICLGEFADGEKVRVLPRCGHGFHVRCVDAWLVSRGSCPTCRRQVIDGGGGGGRAVSRIATPPDSDTIAVVVA from the coding sequence ATGGCGGgcggggcgccgccggcgagcgtcTTCGATGCGGCGCGGCCGGCCttggagagcggcggcggcggcgggggcgcgccgccgccccccggGGCCGCGGACGCGAGCTTCGACACCAACATGGTGATCATCCTCGCGGCGCTCTTCTTCGCGCTGCTGTTCGCCATCGGGCTCAACTCGCTGGCGCGGTGCGCGCTCCGGTGCGGGGGCCGGGGCCcgcctggcggcggcggcggcggcgaggcggcggtcggGGTGGCATGCGgcggtagcggcggcggcatcaaGAGGCGCGCGCTGAGGAGCATCCCGGTGGAGGTGTAcagcggcggggaggagacggcggGGGACGTGTGCGCCATCTGCCTCGGCGAGTTCGCGGACGGCGAGAAGGTGCGCGTGCTGCCGCGGTGCGGGCACGGGTTCCACGTCCGGTGCGTGGACGCCTGGCTGGTCTCGCGCGGATCGTGCCCGACGTGCCGGCGGCAGgtgatcgacggcggcggcggcggcggccgtgccgTCTCCCGGATAGCCACGCCGCCGGACAGCGACACCATCGCGGTGGTCGTGGCATGA